A section of the Triticum dicoccoides isolate Atlit2015 ecotype Zavitan chromosome 7A, WEW_v2.0, whole genome shotgun sequence genome encodes:
- the LOC119330943 gene encoding PH, RCC1 and FYVE domains-containing protein 1-like isoform X2: MLIWHSGRMEKKLNLIQVSKIIPGQRTAIFLRHPRPDKEHQSFSLIYGQRSLDLICKDKDEAEAWFIALKAIISRQNCKKLTTETKNDKPSYCPINQMHGDLPLASSCYGTDVGKKVSKGVQQCTTNHDARPFANFGNIFSDMILYTGQERSRVSTGSVGSSNSSISGSADTSDGGVAGVDNNVRVSYSSAVSSCSYGSGDDFDAMGDVLLWGKGVGDGTLAYSSHLSGNLYGPRIDASLPKALESTVLLDIHNIACGSKHSVLVTKQGEMYSWGKESGGRLGHGVDTNLTHPKLISTLSGINIESVACGEFHTCAVSFCGDLYTWGDGMHNFGLLGHGNDTAHWIPKKVCGPLEGLHVSSVSCGPWHTAVVTSTGQLFTFGDGVFGALGHGDRQSTNVAREVSSLRGLRTVHAACGAWHTVVIVEVVDSLNSATSCKLFTWGDGNKGQLGHADRETRLTPACVESLRKLSFCQVACGYDFTAALSTSGQVYTMGSNAFGQLGNPTIDGKLPTVVKGSISSSCVEEIACGSHHVALLTSKAGVYTWGKGANGRLGHGNNFDRNTPTLVEALKDKQVKSVACGTDFTAVICFHRCTSGLDQSLCSGCHLQFSFRRKRHNCYNCGLVYCKACSMRKSTKASLAPNSNKPYRVCDECCTKLNTTGDAKKLQNSKPLDGIPHPLSSEATDRENTVKSLRVRLSRLLTMESFKPEGKHSRNNSRFPLHHLGNLSLGSIGHSKELTSLCIPTSTTSRVSSVPISPLPTNKLTTSVLTSPDSACAYPSNKNMTEEVARLQSQVKELTRKSELLEAELDRTNNQLREARTTAAEENLKCKAAKEVISSLTTQIRSMTERTPEERTVNDTWTSQVSKLLGSHFCENHLNDVSRAPDSSAHLAHQSPCKENSIAADAEWTEQVEHGVYITIFRSPAGHKYLRRVRFSKRHFTEQQAERWWAEHRPTLHQQYGILTGDSIIPS; the protein is encoded by the exons ATGCTCATCTGGCACTCCGGGCGAATGGAGAAGAAGCTAAACCTTATTCAAGTATCGAAAATAATTCCTGGACAGCGTACG GCTATCTTCCTGAGACATCCAAGACCTGATAAAGAGCATCAATCATTCTCCCTTATATATGGGCAGAGATCACTGGATCTG ATCTGCAAAGATAAGGACGAAGCAGAAGCCTGGTTCATTGCTTTAAAGGCAATTATTTCACGACAAAACTGTAAGAAGTTGACAACAGAAACAAAAAATGATAAACCATCTTATTGCCCAATTAACCAGATGCATGGAGATTTACCATTGGCATCTTCTTGTTATGGTACTGATGTTGGAAAAAAG GTATCGAAAGGCGTCCAACAGTGCACCACAAATCATGATGCTCGTCCATTTGCCAATTTTGGGAATATTTTTTCTGACATGATATTATACACCGGGCAGGAGAGGAGTAGAGTTAGTACAGGTTCAGTTGGTTCTTCTAACTCCAGTATATCTGGAAGTGCAGATACCTCAGATGGGGGAGTAGCTGGAGTAGATAATAACGTTAGAGTTAGCTACTCAAGTGCAGTAAGTTCATGCAGCTATGGGTCAGGTGATGATTTTGATGCAATGGGGGATGTTCTCCTTTGGGGCAAGGGAGTAGGTGATGGCACGCTTGCTTATTCTTCACATTTATCTGGAAACTTGTATGGACCTAGAATTGATGCATCTTTACCAAAGGCACTGGAATCAACAGTTTTGCTGGATATTCACAATATAGCTTGTGGGAGTAAGCATTCGGTTTTGGTTACTAAACAAGGAGAAATGTATAGTTGGGGTAAAGAGTCAGGTGGTAGGCTCGGGCATGGAGTTGATACCAATCTTACCCACCCTAAGCTTATTAGTACCTTGAGTGGAATTAATATTGAATCCGTTGCATGCGGGGAATTTCATACTTGTGCTGTTTCTTTTTGTGGGGATCTCTACACCTGGGGTGATGGAATGCACAATTTTGGTCTTCTTGGTCATGGGAATGATACTGCTCATTGGATTCCAAAAAAGGTCTGTGGTCCATTGGAAGGATTGCATGTCTCATCGGTATCATGTGGACCTTGGCATACAGCCGTAGTGACTTCAACGGGCCAGTTGTTCACTTTTGGCGATGGAGTATTTGGTGCATTGGGCCATGGAGATCGCCAAAGCACAAATGTTGCAAGGGAAGTGAGCTCTCTAAGAGGCTTGCGTACTGTACATGCAGCTTGTGGTGCTTGGCATACAGTTGTGATAGTTGAGGTTGTAGATTCTCTAAATTCTGCCACATCTTGTAAACTATTCACATGGGGAGATGGCAATAAAGGTCAGCTTGGACATGCTGACAGGGAAACCAGACTCACCCCAGCCTGTGTGGAATCACTTCGTAAGCTTAGTTTTTGCCAAGTAGCTTGTGGCTATGACTTTACGGCCGCCTTGTCAACTTCTGGGCAAGTGTACACAATGGGCAGTAATGCTTTTGGACAACTTGGAAATCCGACGATTGATGGGAAGCTCCCCACTGTTGTTAAAGGGAGCATCTCCAGCAGTTGTGTTGAAGAGATAGCCTGTGGTTCTCATCATGTTGCTCTGCTGACTTCTAAAGCTGGAGTTTATACTTGGGGCAAGGGTGCGAATGGTCGCTTAGGGCATGGTAATAATTTTGATCGGAATACTCCAACTCTTGTTGAGGCTTTGAAAGATAAGCAAGTGAAGAGTGTGGCATGTGGTACAGATTTCACTGCTGTTATATGTTTCCATAGGTGCACATCTGGTTTGGATCAGTCACTATGCTCTGGCTGTCATTTGCAATTTAGTTTTAGAAGAAAGAGGCATAACTGTTATAACTGTGGCTTAGTATATTGCAAAGCATGCAGCATGAGAAAATCAACGAAAGCTTCTTTGGCTCCAAATTCGAACAAACCATATCGGGTATGTGATGAGTGCTGCACCAAACTTAATACGACCGGGGATGCTAAAAAACTGCAGAACTCAAAGCCTCTTGATGGAATCCCACATCCTTTGTCCAGTGAAGCAACTGATAGAGAAAACACAGTTAAGAGTTTGCGAGTGCGTCTATCTAGGCTTTTGACCATGGAATCATTCAAGCCTGAAGGTAAACACTCAAGGAATAACAGCCGGTTTCCTCTTCATCACTTGGGAAACTTAAGCCTTGGCAGTATAGGCCATTCCAAGGAGTTGACTTCTTTGTGCATTCCTACCTCGACGACTTCACGCGTGTCCTCTGTACCGATTTCACCACTTCCTACTAATAAGTTAACTACATCTGTCCTAACATCACCAGACTCTGCCTGTGCATATCCGTCAAACAAAAATATGACTGAAGAAGTTGCTAGGTTGCAATCACAG GTGAAAGAGCTGACACGTAAGTCTGAATTACTTGAAGCAGAACTTGACAGAACTAATAATCAGTTAAGAGAGGCCAGGACTACTGCTGCTGAGGAGAACTTGAAGTGCAAAGCAGCAAAAGAAGTTATCAGTTCCCTTACTACTCAG ATCAGAAGTATGACCGAAAGAACACCTGAAGAGCGTACTGTCAACGACACCTGGACCAGTCAAGTATCTAAGTTGTTAGGAAGTCATTTCTGCGAGAACCATTTGAACGATGTTTCAAGGGCACCTGATTCCAGCGCCCACTTGGCTCATCAGTCGCCTTGCAAAGAGAACAGCATTGCAGCAGACGCGGAATGGACTGAACAGGTTGAACATGGTGTATACATCACTATATTTCGCTCACCAGCGGGTCATAAATACCTCAGGCGCGTCCGTTTCAG CAAGAGGCATTTCACGGAACAGCAAGCAGAGCGATGGTGGGCCGAGCACCGGCCAACTCTACACCAGCAGTATGGTATCCTGACTGGAGACAGTATCATCCCGTCGTGA
- the LOC119330943 gene encoding PH, RCC1 and FYVE domains-containing protein 1-like isoform X3 encodes MVLMLEKRLVSKGVQQCTTNHDARPFANFGNIFSDMILYTGQERSRVSTGSVGSSNSSISGSADTSDGGVAGVDNNVRVSYSSAVSSCSYGSGDDFDAMGDVLLWGKGVGDGTLAYSSHLSGNLYGPRIDASLPKALESTVLLDIHNIACGSKHSVLVTKQGEMYSWGKESGGRLGHGVDTNLTHPKLISTLSGINIESVACGEFHTCAVSFCGDLYTWGDGMHNFGLLGHGNDTAHWIPKKVCGPLEGLHVSSVSCGPWHTAVVTSTGQLFTFGDGVFGALGHGDRQSTNVAREVSSLRGLRTVHAACGAWHTVVIVEVVDSLNSATSCKLFTWGDGNKGQLGHADRETRLTPACVESLRKLSFCQVACGYDFTAALSTSGQVYTMGSNAFGQLGNPTIDGKLPTVVKGSISSSCVEEIACGSHHVALLTSKAGVYTWGKGANGRLGHGNNFDRNTPTLVEALKDKQVKSVACGTDFTAVICFHRCTSGLDQSLCSGCHLQFSFRRKRHNCYNCGLVYCKACSMRKSTKASLAPNSNKPYRVCDECCTKLNTTGDAKKLQNSKPLDGIPHPLSSEATDRENTVKSLRVRLSRLLTMESFKPEGKHSRNNSRFPLHHLGNLSLGSIGHSKELTSLCIPTSTTSRVSSVPISPLPTNKLTTSVLTSPDSACAYPSNKNMTEEVARLQSQVKELTRKSELLEAELDRTNNQLREARTTAAEENLKCKAAKEVISSLTTQIRSMTERTPEERTVNDTWTSQVSKLLGSHFCENHLNDVSRAPDSSAHLAHQSPCKENSIAADAEWTEQVEHGVYITIFRSPAGHKYLRRVRFSKRHFTEQQAERWWAEHRPTLHQQYGILTGDSIIPS; translated from the exons ATGGTACTGATGTTGGAAAAAAGGTTG GTATCGAAAGGCGTCCAACAGTGCACCACAAATCATGATGCTCGTCCATTTGCCAATTTTGGGAATATTTTTTCTGACATGATATTATACACCGGGCAGGAGAGGAGTAGAGTTAGTACAGGTTCAGTTGGTTCTTCTAACTCCAGTATATCTGGAAGTGCAGATACCTCAGATGGGGGAGTAGCTGGAGTAGATAATAACGTTAGAGTTAGCTACTCAAGTGCAGTAAGTTCATGCAGCTATGGGTCAGGTGATGATTTTGATGCAATGGGGGATGTTCTCCTTTGGGGCAAGGGAGTAGGTGATGGCACGCTTGCTTATTCTTCACATTTATCTGGAAACTTGTATGGACCTAGAATTGATGCATCTTTACCAAAGGCACTGGAATCAACAGTTTTGCTGGATATTCACAATATAGCTTGTGGGAGTAAGCATTCGGTTTTGGTTACTAAACAAGGAGAAATGTATAGTTGGGGTAAAGAGTCAGGTGGTAGGCTCGGGCATGGAGTTGATACCAATCTTACCCACCCTAAGCTTATTAGTACCTTGAGTGGAATTAATATTGAATCCGTTGCATGCGGGGAATTTCATACTTGTGCTGTTTCTTTTTGTGGGGATCTCTACACCTGGGGTGATGGAATGCACAATTTTGGTCTTCTTGGTCATGGGAATGATACTGCTCATTGGATTCCAAAAAAGGTCTGTGGTCCATTGGAAGGATTGCATGTCTCATCGGTATCATGTGGACCTTGGCATACAGCCGTAGTGACTTCAACGGGCCAGTTGTTCACTTTTGGCGATGGAGTATTTGGTGCATTGGGCCATGGAGATCGCCAAAGCACAAATGTTGCAAGGGAAGTGAGCTCTCTAAGAGGCTTGCGTACTGTACATGCAGCTTGTGGTGCTTGGCATACAGTTGTGATAGTTGAGGTTGTAGATTCTCTAAATTCTGCCACATCTTGTAAACTATTCACATGGGGAGATGGCAATAAAGGTCAGCTTGGACATGCTGACAGGGAAACCAGACTCACCCCAGCCTGTGTGGAATCACTTCGTAAGCTTAGTTTTTGCCAAGTAGCTTGTGGCTATGACTTTACGGCCGCCTTGTCAACTTCTGGGCAAGTGTACACAATGGGCAGTAATGCTTTTGGACAACTTGGAAATCCGACGATTGATGGGAAGCTCCCCACTGTTGTTAAAGGGAGCATCTCCAGCAGTTGTGTTGAAGAGATAGCCTGTGGTTCTCATCATGTTGCTCTGCTGACTTCTAAAGCTGGAGTTTATACTTGGGGCAAGGGTGCGAATGGTCGCTTAGGGCATGGTAATAATTTTGATCGGAATACTCCAACTCTTGTTGAGGCTTTGAAAGATAAGCAAGTGAAGAGTGTGGCATGTGGTACAGATTTCACTGCTGTTATATGTTTCCATAGGTGCACATCTGGTTTGGATCAGTCACTATGCTCTGGCTGTCATTTGCAATTTAGTTTTAGAAGAAAGAGGCATAACTGTTATAACTGTGGCTTAGTATATTGCAAAGCATGCAGCATGAGAAAATCAACGAAAGCTTCTTTGGCTCCAAATTCGAACAAACCATATCGGGTATGTGATGAGTGCTGCACCAAACTTAATACGACCGGGGATGCTAAAAAACTGCAGAACTCAAAGCCTCTTGATGGAATCCCACATCCTTTGTCCAGTGAAGCAACTGATAGAGAAAACACAGTTAAGAGTTTGCGAGTGCGTCTATCTAGGCTTTTGACCATGGAATCATTCAAGCCTGAAGGTAAACACTCAAGGAATAACAGCCGGTTTCCTCTTCATCACTTGGGAAACTTAAGCCTTGGCAGTATAGGCCATTCCAAGGAGTTGACTTCTTTGTGCATTCCTACCTCGACGACTTCACGCGTGTCCTCTGTACCGATTTCACCACTTCCTACTAATAAGTTAACTACATCTGTCCTAACATCACCAGACTCTGCCTGTGCATATCCGTCAAACAAAAATATGACTGAAGAAGTTGCTAGGTTGCAATCACAG GTGAAAGAGCTGACACGTAAGTCTGAATTACTTGAAGCAGAACTTGACAGAACTAATAATCAGTTAAGAGAGGCCAGGACTACTGCTGCTGAGGAGAACTTGAAGTGCAAAGCAGCAAAAGAAGTTATCAGTTCCCTTACTACTCAG ATCAGAAGTATGACCGAAAGAACACCTGAAGAGCGTACTGTCAACGACACCTGGACCAGTCAAGTATCTAAGTTGTTAGGAAGTCATTTCTGCGAGAACCATTTGAACGATGTTTCAAGGGCACCTGATTCCAGCGCCCACTTGGCTCATCAGTCGCCTTGCAAAGAGAACAGCATTGCAGCAGACGCGGAATGGACTGAACAGGTTGAACATGGTGTATACATCACTATATTTCGCTCACCAGCGGGTCATAAATACCTCAGGCGCGTCCGTTTCAG CAAGAGGCATTTCACGGAACAGCAAGCAGAGCGATGGTGGGCCGAGCACCGGCCAACTCTACACCAGCAGTATGGTATCCTGACTGGAGACAGTATCATCCCGTCGTGA
- the LOC119330943 gene encoding PH, RCC1 and FYVE domains-containing protein 1-like isoform X1 yields MAADSSKNDPFERNVEQAITTLKKGTHLLKYGRRGKPKFCPFRLSNDEAMLIWHSGRMEKKLNLIQVSKIIPGQRTAIFLRHPRPDKEHQSFSLIYGQRSLDLICKDKDEAEAWFIALKAIISRQNCKKLTTETKNDKPSYCPINQMHGDLPLASSCYGTDVGKKVSKGVQQCTTNHDARPFANFGNIFSDMILYTGQERSRVSTGSVGSSNSSISGSADTSDGGVAGVDNNVRVSYSSAVSSCSYGSGDDFDAMGDVLLWGKGVGDGTLAYSSHLSGNLYGPRIDASLPKALESTVLLDIHNIACGSKHSVLVTKQGEMYSWGKESGGRLGHGVDTNLTHPKLISTLSGINIESVACGEFHTCAVSFCGDLYTWGDGMHNFGLLGHGNDTAHWIPKKVCGPLEGLHVSSVSCGPWHTAVVTSTGQLFTFGDGVFGALGHGDRQSTNVAREVSSLRGLRTVHAACGAWHTVVIVEVVDSLNSATSCKLFTWGDGNKGQLGHADRETRLTPACVESLRKLSFCQVACGYDFTAALSTSGQVYTMGSNAFGQLGNPTIDGKLPTVVKGSISSSCVEEIACGSHHVALLTSKAGVYTWGKGANGRLGHGNNFDRNTPTLVEALKDKQVKSVACGTDFTAVICFHRCTSGLDQSLCSGCHLQFSFRRKRHNCYNCGLVYCKACSMRKSTKASLAPNSNKPYRVCDECCTKLNTTGDAKKLQNSKPLDGIPHPLSSEATDRENTVKSLRVRLSRLLTMESFKPEGKHSRNNSRFPLHHLGNLSLGSIGHSKELTSLCIPTSTTSRVSSVPISPLPTNKLTTSVLTSPDSACAYPSNKNMTEEVARLQSQVKELTRKSELLEAELDRTNNQLREARTTAAEENLKCKAAKEVISSLTTQIRSMTERTPEERTVNDTWTSQVSKLLGSHFCENHLNDVSRAPDSSAHLAHQSPCKENSIAADAEWTEQVEHGVYITIFRSPAGHKYLRRVRFSKRHFTEQQAERWWAEHRPTLHQQYGILTGDSIIPS; encoded by the exons ATGGCTGCAGATTCTTCGAAGAACGATCCCTTTGAGAGGAATGTCGAACAG GCAATAACAACCCTGAAGAAAGGAACACACTTGTTGAAATATGGGCGGCGGGGAAAACCAAAATTCTGCCCATTCAGACTTTCCAAT GATGAGGCTATGCTCATCTGGCACTCCGGGCGAATGGAGAAGAAGCTAAACCTTATTCAAGTATCGAAAATAATTCCTGGACAGCGTACG GCTATCTTCCTGAGACATCCAAGACCTGATAAAGAGCATCAATCATTCTCCCTTATATATGGGCAGAGATCACTGGATCTG ATCTGCAAAGATAAGGACGAAGCAGAAGCCTGGTTCATTGCTTTAAAGGCAATTATTTCACGACAAAACTGTAAGAAGTTGACAACAGAAACAAAAAATGATAAACCATCTTATTGCCCAATTAACCAGATGCATGGAGATTTACCATTGGCATCTTCTTGTTATGGTACTGATGTTGGAAAAAAG GTATCGAAAGGCGTCCAACAGTGCACCACAAATCATGATGCTCGTCCATTTGCCAATTTTGGGAATATTTTTTCTGACATGATATTATACACCGGGCAGGAGAGGAGTAGAGTTAGTACAGGTTCAGTTGGTTCTTCTAACTCCAGTATATCTGGAAGTGCAGATACCTCAGATGGGGGAGTAGCTGGAGTAGATAATAACGTTAGAGTTAGCTACTCAAGTGCAGTAAGTTCATGCAGCTATGGGTCAGGTGATGATTTTGATGCAATGGGGGATGTTCTCCTTTGGGGCAAGGGAGTAGGTGATGGCACGCTTGCTTATTCTTCACATTTATCTGGAAACTTGTATGGACCTAGAATTGATGCATCTTTACCAAAGGCACTGGAATCAACAGTTTTGCTGGATATTCACAATATAGCTTGTGGGAGTAAGCATTCGGTTTTGGTTACTAAACAAGGAGAAATGTATAGTTGGGGTAAAGAGTCAGGTGGTAGGCTCGGGCATGGAGTTGATACCAATCTTACCCACCCTAAGCTTATTAGTACCTTGAGTGGAATTAATATTGAATCCGTTGCATGCGGGGAATTTCATACTTGTGCTGTTTCTTTTTGTGGGGATCTCTACACCTGGGGTGATGGAATGCACAATTTTGGTCTTCTTGGTCATGGGAATGATACTGCTCATTGGATTCCAAAAAAGGTCTGTGGTCCATTGGAAGGATTGCATGTCTCATCGGTATCATGTGGACCTTGGCATACAGCCGTAGTGACTTCAACGGGCCAGTTGTTCACTTTTGGCGATGGAGTATTTGGTGCATTGGGCCATGGAGATCGCCAAAGCACAAATGTTGCAAGGGAAGTGAGCTCTCTAAGAGGCTTGCGTACTGTACATGCAGCTTGTGGTGCTTGGCATACAGTTGTGATAGTTGAGGTTGTAGATTCTCTAAATTCTGCCACATCTTGTAAACTATTCACATGGGGAGATGGCAATAAAGGTCAGCTTGGACATGCTGACAGGGAAACCAGACTCACCCCAGCCTGTGTGGAATCACTTCGTAAGCTTAGTTTTTGCCAAGTAGCTTGTGGCTATGACTTTACGGCCGCCTTGTCAACTTCTGGGCAAGTGTACACAATGGGCAGTAATGCTTTTGGACAACTTGGAAATCCGACGATTGATGGGAAGCTCCCCACTGTTGTTAAAGGGAGCATCTCCAGCAGTTGTGTTGAAGAGATAGCCTGTGGTTCTCATCATGTTGCTCTGCTGACTTCTAAAGCTGGAGTTTATACTTGGGGCAAGGGTGCGAATGGTCGCTTAGGGCATGGTAATAATTTTGATCGGAATACTCCAACTCTTGTTGAGGCTTTGAAAGATAAGCAAGTGAAGAGTGTGGCATGTGGTACAGATTTCACTGCTGTTATATGTTTCCATAGGTGCACATCTGGTTTGGATCAGTCACTATGCTCTGGCTGTCATTTGCAATTTAGTTTTAGAAGAAAGAGGCATAACTGTTATAACTGTGGCTTAGTATATTGCAAAGCATGCAGCATGAGAAAATCAACGAAAGCTTCTTTGGCTCCAAATTCGAACAAACCATATCGGGTATGTGATGAGTGCTGCACCAAACTTAATACGACCGGGGATGCTAAAAAACTGCAGAACTCAAAGCCTCTTGATGGAATCCCACATCCTTTGTCCAGTGAAGCAACTGATAGAGAAAACACAGTTAAGAGTTTGCGAGTGCGTCTATCTAGGCTTTTGACCATGGAATCATTCAAGCCTGAAGGTAAACACTCAAGGAATAACAGCCGGTTTCCTCTTCATCACTTGGGAAACTTAAGCCTTGGCAGTATAGGCCATTCCAAGGAGTTGACTTCTTTGTGCATTCCTACCTCGACGACTTCACGCGTGTCCTCTGTACCGATTTCACCACTTCCTACTAATAAGTTAACTACATCTGTCCTAACATCACCAGACTCTGCCTGTGCATATCCGTCAAACAAAAATATGACTGAAGAAGTTGCTAGGTTGCAATCACAG GTGAAAGAGCTGACACGTAAGTCTGAATTACTTGAAGCAGAACTTGACAGAACTAATAATCAGTTAAGAGAGGCCAGGACTACTGCTGCTGAGGAGAACTTGAAGTGCAAAGCAGCAAAAGAAGTTATCAGTTCCCTTACTACTCAG ATCAGAAGTATGACCGAAAGAACACCTGAAGAGCGTACTGTCAACGACACCTGGACCAGTCAAGTATCTAAGTTGTTAGGAAGTCATTTCTGCGAGAACCATTTGAACGATGTTTCAAGGGCACCTGATTCCAGCGCCCACTTGGCTCATCAGTCGCCTTGCAAAGAGAACAGCATTGCAGCAGACGCGGAATGGACTGAACAGGTTGAACATGGTGTATACATCACTATATTTCGCTCACCAGCGGGTCATAAATACCTCAGGCGCGTCCGTTTCAG CAAGAGGCATTTCACGGAACAGCAAGCAGAGCGATGGTGGGCCGAGCACCGGCCAACTCTACACCAGCAGTATGGTATCCTGACTGGAGACAGTATCATCCCGTCGTGA